The following are encoded in a window of Rhizobium sp. WYJ-E13 genomic DNA:
- the lptB gene encoding LPS export ABC transporter ATP-binding protein has protein sequence MKLFSLSTKSGSAASEAAAAPVDKARYQGTLIARGLTKTYATRRVVNGVSLVVRRGEAVGLLGPNGAGKTTCFYMITGLVPVDEGTIEIDGNDVTTMPMYRRSRLGVGYLPQEASIFRGLTVEENIRAVLEVHEKDKAARERKLDELLEEFHIAKLRKSAAVALSGGERRRLEIARALATDPTFMLLDEPFAGVDPISVADIQNLVHHLTARGIGVLITDHNVRETLGLIDRAYIIHAGEVLTHGRANDIVNNPEVRRLYLGDNFSL, from the coding sequence GTGAAGTTATTCTCGTTATCCACCAAGTCCGGTAGCGCCGCGTCGGAAGCCGCGGCCGCTCCTGTCGATAAGGCCCGTTATCAGGGCACGCTGATCGCGCGCGGTCTGACCAAGACCTACGCGACGAGGCGCGTCGTCAATGGCGTTTCACTCGTGGTGCGGCGTGGTGAGGCGGTCGGTCTCTTGGGGCCGAACGGCGCCGGCAAGACGACCTGTTTCTACATGATCACCGGCCTCGTGCCGGTCGATGAGGGGACGATCGAAATCGACGGTAACGATGTGACGACGATGCCGATGTATCGCCGCTCACGCCTCGGCGTCGGCTACCTGCCTCAGGAAGCCTCGATCTTTCGTGGACTCACGGTGGAGGAGAATATCCGCGCCGTCCTCGAGGTCCATGAAAAGGACAAGGCGGCGCGCGAGCGTAAGCTCGACGAACTGCTTGAGGAGTTTCACATCGCAAAGCTCCGCAAGAGTGCGGCCGTGGCTCTCTCGGGCGGTGAGCGCCGACGCCTGGAAATTGCTCGTGCGCTTGCGACCGACCCGACTTTCATGCTGCTCGACGAGCCCTTTGCCGGTGTCGACCCGATCTCGGTTGCCGATATTCAGAACCTCGTGCACCATTTGACGGCACGCGGTATCGGTGTTTTGATCACCGACCACAATGTGCGTGAGACGCTGGGGCTGATCGACCGGGCCTATATCATTCATGCCGGCGAAGTGCTGACGCATGGACGTGCGAACGACATCGTCAACAATCCGGAAGTGCGCCGGCTTTACCTCGGCGACAATTTCAGTCTCTGA
- the rpoN gene encoding RNA polymerase factor sigma-54, whose product MALSANLFLRQNQSLVMTPQLMQSIQLLQMTHVELTQFIAQEVEKNPLLEFPSGEGEPGERGEAADEPHPPQSEDAGDGDYEGRDETLSADWYDNGSPSRLSDELDANYTNVFPDDGAPQRLDAPELVSQWKSMPGSAEAADNYDLDDFVAGQVSLRDHLAQQIPFVLPDMADRLVAQNLVDRLDDAGYLQADVAEAGERLGAGAEDIERVLLALQTLDPPGVFARNLAECLAIQLRQKDRYDPAMQALVENLELLARRDFATLKRLCGVDEEDLLDMLAEIRQLNPKPGSSFEAGVSEAIVPDVVVRPSSDGGWLVELNPDTLPRVLVNQSYFSHVAKNGEDHAFLSECLQSANWLTRSLDQRAKTIMKVASEIVRQQDAFLLHGVDHLRPLNLKTVAEAIKMHESTVSRVTSNKYMLTPRGLFELKYFFTVSISAVEGGDSHSAEAVRHKIRTLILQENPDAVLSDDDIVDMLKKGGIDLARRTVAKYREAMNIASSVQRRREKRALAKVAGF is encoded by the coding sequence ATGGCCCTGTCTGCCAATCTTTTCCTGCGACAGAACCAGTCCCTGGTGATGACACCGCAACTGATGCAGTCCATCCAGTTGCTGCAGATGACGCATGTCGAACTCACGCAATTTATCGCCCAGGAAGTGGAGAAGAATCCGCTCCTTGAATTCCCGTCGGGCGAAGGTGAGCCCGGCGAACGTGGCGAAGCTGCCGACGAACCCCACCCCCCGCAATCGGAGGATGCGGGCGACGGCGATTATGAAGGCCGCGACGAAACGCTTTCCGCTGACTGGTACGACAATGGCAGCCCGAGCCGGCTGAGCGATGAGCTGGACGCCAATTACACCAATGTCTTCCCGGATGACGGGGCGCCGCAGCGGCTTGATGCCCCGGAACTCGTCAGCCAGTGGAAGTCGATGCCAGGCAGCGCCGAAGCTGCTGACAATTACGATCTTGATGATTTTGTCGCCGGCCAAGTATCCCTGCGCGATCATCTTGCCCAGCAGATACCCTTTGTGTTGCCCGATATGGCTGATCGCCTCGTCGCCCAGAATTTGGTCGATCGGCTTGATGATGCGGGCTATCTGCAGGCCGATGTCGCCGAAGCCGGCGAGCGTCTCGGCGCTGGTGCAGAAGATATCGAACGTGTGCTCTTGGCACTGCAGACGCTCGATCCTCCCGGCGTCTTCGCCCGCAATCTTGCCGAATGCCTAGCGATTCAGCTCCGCCAGAAGGATCGCTACGATCCCGCCATGCAGGCGCTTGTCGAAAATCTCGAACTGCTGGCACGGCGTGACTTCGCCACCCTGAAACGCCTCTGCGGTGTCGATGAGGAAGACCTGCTCGACATGCTCGCAGAAATCCGCCAGCTCAATCCGAAGCCCGGCAGCAGTTTCGAGGCCGGCGTTTCGGAGGCGATCGTGCCCGATGTTGTGGTCCGTCCCTCCTCAGATGGTGGCTGGCTGGTCGAGCTCAATCCGGATACGCTACCACGGGTCCTCGTCAATCAGTCCTATTTTTCGCACGTAGCGAAGAACGGCGAGGATCACGCCTTCCTCTCCGAATGCCTGCAGAGCGCCAACTGGCTGACGCGCAGCCTCGACCAGCGCGCCAAGACCATCATGAAGGTGGCGAGCGAGATCGTGCGCCAGCAGGATGCCTTCCTGTTGCACGGCGTCGATCATCTGCGGCCGCTGAACCTGAAGACAGTGGCCGAGGCGATCAAGATGCATGAATCGACGGTCAGCCGCGTCACCTCGAATAAGTACATGCTGACGCCGCGCGGGCTCTTCGAGCTCAAATATTTCTTCACGGTTTCGATCAGCGCCGTCGAGGGCGGTGACAGCCATTCGGCTGAAGCAGTCCGCCACAAGATTCGCACGCTGATCCTGCAGGAAAACCCCGATGCGGTGCTTTCCGACGACGACATCGTCGATATGCTCAAGAAGGGTGGGATCGATCTCGCCCGCCGTACGGTCGCCAAATACCGCGAGGCGATGAACATCGCCTCTTCTGTCCAACGCCGCAGGGAAAAGCGAGCGCTGGCCAAGGTCGCCGGTTTCTGA